The Choloepus didactylus isolate mChoDid1 chromosome 26, mChoDid1.pri, whole genome shotgun sequence sequence TCATTCTCCTTCTACAACTTAAATAATTGGAGTTTCACATGGAAAATGATAATAAGGACAAGTCAGCCCCACAGGCCATTTTCTAGAATTCTCTGCCTGTCACAAATAGCAGCACTCTAAAGACCTCTGAAGTTCCTGCCACCTTAATAAATGGGATGACAACACTTGTTAGTATGGCCAACTGTCTTGGTTTGTCTAGGACTGAGGGGATTGTCAGTGCTAAAACCAAGAAAatcctgggcaaactgggatggCAATTGTTCACCCTATATAAAGACTACAACTGATTGAGATGATAGCGAACATAGATGAATTTCATTAGCAGATAAACATTTGAGCCTCATTTTACTCTTCTGTTTAAATTTGTCATTTCAGGTCACATGGCTCAGCAAACTGATACACTCAGCACTTAAGGTTCTTGAAACTTAAcaccaattctttttttaaaattaactacatttgtctaaagtgaaaaagaagcagttaaaatgttttctaaaaatatataaggtttattaattattgaatatatcaataaagctgtaaaaGCATGTATTCCCCCTTGTACTTGGATACACTATGTTGTGAACATAGAACAGGGTTCTTATCTAGATGTATGAAAAATGGCTAATGATTTGTAAGGGGACCAAGATGATGATGCAGATGTCCCTGCAGAGTAAAGAGGGTATGTTAATAGAGTCAACAAtaccctctttcttccttttacaaaTTCACAATTATGTGAAGTAACACCTTTTTGTCCCTGGCATTTGGCAGAGGAAACCTATAATGTTACTCCTTGTACTTGTCACTGCAATGTTCTAGGAAAGGAGGAAAATCATCTCTTACTTTTCCAagctcctttttatttctatcatgTAAATTCCAATGAGGAGATGAGCAGTAGTCATCTAATATAGGGGCAAAACCCAGGGAATGAGGAGAGGAGGACAGATCTCAGAAGACAGTGGGTAGGAAAGGGATATATCTTTATAGTCAAGACACAGGATGTTGGTAACAGCTAATGATGGATGAGAGAAGAACTAGTGTTTTTTCTGGAAAGCATTAAATATATAACTTACAGAGAAAAAAGCATGtataaataataatgaaacaaaagaaaaatgacttaAATCCCAATTTGCCACTAATAACATCTGTTTCAAGTTACTGAGATAGATTACTGGCATGTGATCTAAAATTAATGAATGTTTTAGTAATGAGTCACTCAGTTTGTCAATGAGTGTATGGTGAGAGAGAATTGGTGAAGAAACTATTAGAAATGCATCAAGTTTAGGTAATAAGAGTAGCTAACACTATTTAGTGTTTTATGTGTGCTAGACACTGTTCTATTCCCTTCACTGAGCTCAATTTATTTGATCCTCAGAAGATACCCaatttttcagaggaggaaatcaTGTTTGAGAGACAAGTTAAAcacatcattttaaagaaaacaatcacACTGCTCTGTACTGTAAATTAGATATTAACCTTAGaagaaatatattctttaaaaatatttatattaaaacctTCAGCTAAATATATATTTCCTCCCTTTTTTGGAAAccaaatgcaaatgcaaatttGTGCTGCCTCTAAATATTTCTGGACTATAACAGATTTtagataattttctttctcttgctatCCACTGATGCTTTAGAATATCTTaaagaaattttccttttaatacttTATGCATCTTCTTTATACCTATAGGAAGTGTTCACCTTTAAAATGATAAACCATTTGATGATTTGTTTTTATACACATTCTATATGGTTGCATGTTtgaatgtgtttgtgtatattttcAATAGTTAATCTTAAGAGTGCAGAATATATCTGtatatttcaaccattttaatCTGAATACTATGTATTATAACTACAAATCTCCTTCTAAATAGATGAATCCTAAAGTAATATGTTCAAAACTAAAGGCTGGAGAATATTAAAGACTAAAAGTCAGAGTTTCTAAGTAGTGCTATTCAACTACATTTGCATTTATGCAACAAGAAAATTTTTAACTTACAGGAAAATGTGAGAGTCATgttaatcttttttcttctcatcctgCATATTATGTTTGTGTTTATCTAAGTAAAACAATCATAATCTGAGTTATTTACatcaatatatctgataaaagctGAGAAACTTCTGACTGAGATGCATAGCTTTCTTAGCCAGTAACCAGTAAGTGGATGATATTAGAGCAATCAGAGGCTTCTTTATAGAAATTCTGATGATATCCATGTTTTTCTGATGACTCCTCTTTAGTCACCTTCAGATGAATTAGAAgctcttaagggaaaaaaaaaaaaaaacaaacaagcaactaTTAACTAATTTTTCTCAAAGCACACtggaacatgaaaaaatataattttgattcttttaatggaatattaagcaTTGGTATAAGTCCCTTGACCAACCAATCTCCTACAGTTTGCACTTCTGGAAATTGAGCCCCAGATAAAGGAATTTAATACCAGAATCAGGACTGGAACACAAAGCTTGGGGGCTTCAGTAAACTGTACTTTCTACAAtactttatgcatattttcttagttaatccttataacaactcATATGATAGACCCTCTCATTCTCCCATttaccagtgaggaaactgaacaCATCAGTATTAAATACATGGTTTAAGGTCACACATCTAGTAAATAGCAGAGCTGAGAACTGAGACCCAGACTTAAACCATTTaactattaatgaaatatttcagatttcattaaaatgtaattCTTAATGCAACAAAAAGACACCCATCTAGTTAATCTTTATTCTATCTTTACTACTCACCATCACCAGGAACAAGCTGGGAAGTGATGACGATGATAATGATGGTATTAGCCTAATCTGTACTTTGGTGGCAAATACAAGAGAGTTTTATGAAGAACCATCAGTTTTTCAATCCTTTGGCCCATGAATAAATATTacataagtaaacaaaatttCTATTCATAAATTAGCTCAAAATATTTAAACTAAAGTATTAGAATGTGCTAGAAGGTATACAGAATACAGATAGCCAACTGAATTTGataacagcaacaaaacaaaGATAGCCTCCTTTCCAACTCTTCAAAATTTTTCCTtagttttctaatatattttagaaattccATGAATTTAAACATATATAGGCCTTTGCTcagtattttatttctctaattttgCTCAAAGTAAAGAACTTTAGAAGAAATGGGGAATAAAGCAGGGAAATGGGGAATATAGCAACtaatatctatgtatctatctatctatgtatttatctatcatctatttccaAAGGCATAGTAGGCTGAAATAAGAACTAAATGTTTAACAGTTGCAGAAGACATTACTTTTTGAAAGCATCAAACTAAAATTAGTTTTGTAATGAGAAATCCCAGTAATCAAGAAATGGTTGCATTAAGTTAATTtagtcctctttcattttcttatcatcCTGAGCTAATGAACAATAATATAAAGGTAAATGAGCTCATAGTTCCTGATCTCAAGTTCAACAGATTTAAGgcagagagaaatggaaatgagagaCTGCCATAGAATTTAATGGTTGAAGGCCTAAGGTAGGAGATGATTTTAAAGAGGAGAAGATGCTTGACCTCATTCTTATTATACTTGTTGGTTGACAGTATGGATATTAGCTGACAAGGATTCAAATCTTCctcaaaaattcttaaaaattgttaaaaggaaggggctttctttttttcttttttctgatatGAGTAAAGGATTTATGTTAAACTATTTTACAGTTTAATGAAGTCTTTTTACAACAAGTATCTAAAATTTGCAATGTAACAAACTGGAGACAATATTTTACTCTCTGAttatggaagaacatttttttgCCAGTAACTTTGACTAAGTTTAAGCTTCTAATATATTGCACACCTTCTGAGTTTTACAAAActagtgaataaataaaacatatttatctTCTAAATGTTGGGATTAATGAAAAAGGTATTTTTCttcccaggagaaagcaagaaaaaaagttcTTCTGAAATCTATGCAGATTAATAAAAACTAAACACTAGAAGTTCTGTTACTATATTTCTAAAACTTCCTATTATTTTAATACCTTCTGTGTAATGacatcatatatatatgcataagaaaaatgaacatttttgatAAAAGATATgtgagaaagaagagagggaaacagaaaaataggaGAGGCTTGGAAAGGGAATGCATAGGAAAAGATAATATAAATGTGGAATGGCTGTATTTGTCAcatgtatttactgatttctatttattttattagattaaATGTATCTCTATCTGGATCAAATTTAAAGAAATGCCCAATTTTACTGCTGTGACAGAATTTATTCTTTTGGGATTAACCAGTCATCCTGAATTGCAACtccttttctttgtggttttcttACCTGTGTACATTATCACCCCTATTGGGAATATTGGCATGATCATATTAATCAGGATCAGTCCCCAGCTCAATAGCCCGATGTACTTTTTTCTCAGTCATTTATCTTTTGCAGATGTATGGTTCTCCTCCAATGTCACACCTCAAATGTTGGAAAACTTAGTATCTGAGACCAAAACCATTTCCTACCCTGGTTGCATTGTGCAATGTCTTTTCTTCATTGCTTTTGTCCATGTAGAGGTCTTCATTCTTTCCATGATGGCCTTTGACCGATACATGGAAATTGGCAACCCTCTTCTCTATGGCAGCAGAATGCCAAGAACTATGTGCATTTGACTGATTTCTTTCCCTTATATATATGACTTCTTTATTAGTCTGATCTCCACACTTTGGACCCATGGTTTGTACTTTTGTGGAAACATTGAGATCAACCACTTCTACTGTGCAGAACCAGCCCTCATCAAAATGGCCTGCACAGGGAACTATATTAAAGAAGACACCATGCACACATTAGCAGGGCTCAACTTCTCTTATTCTTTATTGATCATTATTGTCTCCTACATATTTATCCTTATTGCCATCCTCAAAATGCATTcttcagaaggaagaaagaaagcctTCTCCACATGTGAGTCCCACCTGACTGCTGTCACCATATTTTATGGAACGCTCTTCTTCATGTATCTTAGAAGCCCAACCAAGGATTCTGTGGAACAGGGGAAAATGGTGGCTGTGTTTTATACCACAGTAATTCCTATGTTGGACCCCATGATCCACCGTCTTAAGAATAAGGATGTAAAGGAGGCCATGAACAAAGCAATCAgtagaacatttttaaataaatgaagtggAAATTTACCACATACAATGAGATACATAGTCCAATGGAAAGGGTAGGAGATTATAATTTCTTTTGGATATTTGAGGAAAAGTGTTATTTGTCTTTCTAGTGagtagagaaaaaataatatgtaattgaaaagaaattaatgaTATAATAGGCAAAAGAAGCATGTTTTAAACCCAGGACATTCTAGGgctatgaaattttaaatgacaaaaatatgttGAGTATTAATCTACTATGGTTCTTTCCCAcacaatataaaattcagtggttaTTTTGAAATAGAGAATGTTTTATTTATGGCCCTTTGATATTTCACTAATCTATTCTTCTAAGTCTTTTTGTAAAAGAATTATAATTCTCTCTTCTTGCACCTAGAATAAATTTTAGTTCTGGATTATATGTTTATTTGCCAGTGCTAAAATTGAGTACCATTGCACCATAAATCACTGTAGTAATTGATGACAACATCCCTGATAAATGAAATATCTTAGGTGAAATCTGTTATAAAGTCTACGCAAGCAACATTAATTAATATAACTATGTACTGcatgagtttttattttcaaatgaatgcAAATAAGTTCATACATTTATGTATGAACTTATTTAATATCCTATGTTATCCTTTTAACATTCTATTTTATAATGACTATGAAAAAAGAAGATACAATCTCATCATTGTTCTGAAATTTGGAATGTACTTCCTTAATTAGATTTTGACAGCTTATTATcagaatattttggaaatatatatatatttattctttttttctctttgtgctttttaatttagggttttgccttttttttctttttttggtgggaATAGAAACTAGCTGCCATGTAGTAGTACTAGCGTGCTCACTTGCATCTTGTCATACATTTTATATGTGACTTTAAAAGCACACTTCAAACCATATATTTCATACTTCCTGCCTGGCATTGATGCATTAGGTCTCTTCAAAGAAGTTTTGTACAGATATGGACACAGGCAATCTCAAGATTGAAAGGCTACACATACTAGAAAGCAAGCCAACAGCACCAATTATCCTCCCTTCTGCCCATGCCTGGTTCCCAATTTCCCTTGATCTTCTACAGCCATTTAGTCTTTACAAATATAAACATCCCTATTTCTGAAATTCTAGAAACCTAACCAAGAACATTGAATTAAAACCTCACATATGTATATTCTCACCATGGATTGTAAAACTTTGTCAATTTGAAAGATGCAGAAATATCTCATCGTTTTAATTTAAATACCCTGGAGAACTAGTGAAGTTAAACATTACCTGTTTCTTGGACATTTGAATTACTTTAATTCTGTTTATTtgtatcatctgttttttctatcaggataaacatattttttagtTGAAGTTGAAGTTTTCTATTAACTCTATGTTTCGGAATATTAACTCACTGAACTTTAAGATCCATGAGAGAAGAGGCCATTTTTTGTCTTAATTGCTGTTACACCACTATTCTAAACTCCTTGTTATAAGACCTTAATTAATATTTGATACTTAAATTAATGGACTGATGATCCATTATATATGACCCatcttttccttaaattttattgtttaccatctaattttgattattttgctttataacatgctaataattttaatatctatATCTTCTTGGTTCCTTCATTAGTGTTAAGATTAAAAGGTCCTTTCCAACTGTTGGGTGACAGAGTCTGCCATGTTGTCCCTAAGTCCAATTCCCATTTCTTTTTGGGTTTTTAACAATAGACATATTTTTCACTTTCCCTTGCAGTTTCTGTAACCAAGTGGCTGAGGTGTCTATAAGGGAATATGAGTGGAAGGGTGGTGCACCGAATCTAATTCTGGCCAATATAAGTCCTCCAGGTTGATCCTCTATGTTTTCTTgcatgtttgtttgctttttacttGTTCACTAATTGCAAACAAAGTTCCCAGAGGACAGTGTGAAGTCACTGAATCACCATAATTAAGGCCTCCTTCCAGCATCTGCATTGGACTGTTATATGAGCAAGAAATACATGTCTGCTGTGTTGAACCACTAAGATTTCACAGTTTACTTGTTGCAGCAGCAAATATTATTGTAACTTGCATGGGTGGATTATACAGCAATTCACGTAAAAGCTCATGCAATATTTTATTCACATAAAAGTTGAGTGTGAAATATTTACACTCAACAATTTAACTCATTAAGAATTTGCCTCTGTATGTGTGGTTTGAGGCCAGAATTTAactttaattatataaaatataaaccagTTATTCCATCATTAATTTAATAATCTGTCCCcactaatttttaaattccaataaaatttacattaatttgtttatatttatttttgccaaTTTCTCAGCATTCTAACCTGTTGCTTATAAATCATcatttaattcattcatccatctaacaaatacttactgagtgccTAATATTTACCAGTCATTGTTTTAGTTATTTGATATCAATGAATTAAAGAGAAATTCCTTGATTTTTTGATATTTGTATTCCAGTGATCTGAGATGCACAGAAACATTTAACATAAGTATATTATGTAACATTTTAGACTGTGGCATTAAGGAAAAATCTAGAAAAGAATAGAATAGGGTGAAGGAGCCAAGGAATGCCACAGGCTTAGGGTAAATTTTATTGAGAAGGTGATAGCTGAGCAAAATCCACATGAGGGTGATTAAGGGGTTTAGTCATGTTTGGGTGTTTGAGGGGAAGTATTCTCAGCATATGGAACAGCCGTGGCTAAGGACTTCAATGTAAAGCATTCAAGGAGTGCTTCAAGGGTAGCCTGGAAGCTTTGGGGCTGGAACCCTGAGTCATGATAGTGGACTATAATATCAGAGGCATTACAGAGAAGGGGTGACCTCTGTGAGTCATTGAAAGGCTTCTACTCTGAGAAAAATGCTAATGGAGGGTTGTGAGCAGTGCAGCAGCATGACCTGACATGTTTTAAGAAGACCACTTTGGTTTCTGATTTTAGAATGGTTTATAGAGCACTAGGGTGAAAGGAAGTTCTGTAACCCTGTGATCGATGCTAAGAACAGGGTAGTAACAATAATGGTGATGAGAGGTCCTCAGGATCAGGATATATTTTTCAACATAGAGTTCTTGTTGCATAGTGTTGTTGGTTTGAAGTGGTTGCTCACCACAAATTACATTTCCCACCATTCTTGTAGCTAGGTACTACAGTGTGACCAGTTCTCACCAATGAAATGCATTGGTGATTTATATGTGAAACTTGCAGACTGGTATGTTTAAAACACTCATTGCTTCTCCACCTTCTCACCAGCATCTAACAACTGTATATATTTGCTCAAGGTGtctttgtaaaatatataatctAAGAGCAGAGGCCCCTGACAACTTGAGACCTTGAATGACACTGTGAAACAGACCTCTGCTATGATCTGGAGCACTTTGTACATTTAATGACCAAGAGACAAAATTCATAATATTGTATGTTTTATACttacctatttttaatttatatttgctaCTAATTTGTCCTTGTGTTTACATGACCCTTTGTCATCCACAAGGACTagattcttgattttttaaattagctttaattttttctgttatcaatttttgcttctatttttatgAAACCCATTTTTCAACTatctttaagattattttttaatttttctaacttTTGGAGTTAAATGCTTGGTTGATAAAtttacagtattttttatttcacaatGATAAGAACATGAGACTGTATTTCAAATTTGGACCAGGCCATATACTTCAAAATGCATAATTCCCACTTCTGTTATTTTTTAGTGTGATTTTAGTTTTGCTTTCCTCTTTGATCCAAGAATTATATAGGTAAATGTAATAGTTTATGAATTATtgctttaataatttaattttaaagttttattctttctgtttaaaaaaaagccttTACTCTTCCTACATTTTAGAAATTATCCAAGCTCTTTTGCACTTTGCAAAAGGGAATTTTAGCATGTGCTTTTGTAAATTTAGATTCCATATGAAAAATCTATATGATTATTAAccttatttctacattttttttttctatctcatTGGGAAACActaaaaacatatattaaaatttcaaattagcAGCTGCAGCAAGATGGCGTCGCAGCAGCAGGGTCGTGAGGGCGGTGCGCAGCTGGCGGGGTCCGCGGCGGAGGCCGACCCCCTGGGCCGCTTCACGTGTCCTGTGTGCTTGGAGGTGTACGAGAAGCCGGTACAAGTGCCCTGCGGACACGTCTTTTGCTCTGCATGCCTGCAGGAATGTCTGAAGCCGAAGAAACCTGTCTGTGGGGTGTGTCGCAGCGCTCTGGCACCTGGCGTCCGAGCCGCGGAGCTCGAGCGGCAGATCGAGAGCACAGAGACTTCTTGCCATGGCTGCTGTAAAAATTTCGTCCTATCCAAGATCCGGGCCCACGTGGCCACCTGTTCCAAATACCAGAATTACATCATGGAAGGTGTGAAGGCCACCACAAAGGATGCATCCCTTCAGCCAAGGAATGTCCCAAACCGTTATACCTTTCCTTGCCCTTACTGTCCTGAGAAGAATTTGATCAGGAAGGGACTTGTGGAACACTGCAGATTATCCCATAGCACGGATACCAAATCTGTGGTTTGTCCTATATGTGCCTCGATGCCCTGGGGAGACCCCAACTACCGCAGCGCCAACTTCATAGAGCACATCCAGCGCCGGCACCAGTTTTCTTATGACACTTTTGTGGATTACGATGTGGATGAAGAGAACATGATGAATCAGGTGCTGCAGCGTTCCATCATCGATCAGTGAGCAGAGTTTCTGCTATCCATCTCATGTTCCAGAGCTTCCATTACATGTTAAGCATGAAACATTTGACTCACATGCTTTAAATGTACAACAGATGAGGGATTGAGCCATGGTGTTGAGGACAGGGGAATAGGGTCCCCAGCTCATAGTCCTCTTTTTTCTTTGGGCTCTTGCCAAAGCTGTCTTCCCTTACTGTTAACCTTGTTTGTCACATCgtctaatctttttttttgtcttcagctACTTCCTAGAGCTAACTTCTGGAAGAGAATCCAGCTTCTCCACCTGTTCTTGTTCCACACTTGTTCCTCCCATCCCGTGTTCATCCCTCAGGTCCTCCCAGCCAGCCAGGATCTTTTCGGGGTCACAAATAGCACAAATGAAACGCATGTCTCCTTCCCTAGTCCCTGCAGTGTGTGAGCTCTGGCAGTGGTGTGTTGATCCATGATGAAGCTCCCAGTGTGCCATGGCATTTCTTGTTGGTTGGTCTTTGGCAGCAGCTGGGGTTACCATCCTAGGGAGCACTTCAGAAGTCCTGTTGGGGTGAGTGTTCTGGATTTAGCATGGTCTGATGCTGGAAGTTTTGATTAGTGATATTTTCCTACTACCCCTGTACACCCTTGAAGTTAACTGGGTCAGTCCTAAATGCC is a genomic window containing:
- the LOC119520851 gene encoding E3 ubiquitin-protein ligase RNF114-like; amino-acid sequence: MASQQQGREGGAQLAGSAAEADPLGRFTCPVCLEVYEKPVQVPCGHVFCSACLQECLKPKKPVCGVCRSALAPGVRAAELERQIESTETSCHGCCKNFVLSKIRAHVATCSKYQNYIMEGVKATTKDASLQPRNVPNRYTFPCPYCPEKNLIRKGLVEHCRLSHSTDTKSVVCPICASMPWGDPNYRSANFIEHIQRRHQFSYDTFVDYDVDEENMMNQVLQRSIIDQ